In the genome of Aspergillus luchuensis IFO 4308 DNA, chromosome 2, nearly complete sequence, one region contains:
- a CDS encoding uncharacterized protein (COG:S;~EggNog:ENOG410Q0QJ) gives MSLQRFGRRPLVGFAAQSSSLTTRLFSVSTAFRNAPVSTPGTTPKKPHTIDPRWLTMTKRRIGRCMMFGLKPPQIQEAGEILQQIARDWRELIAGSEGYLTDETRRGLFQQSVAWGEMDSMVSQELLSSNK, from the exons ATGTCGCTTCAAAGATTCGGAAGGCGACCCCTGGTTGGATTTGCCGCTCAATCTTCATCACTTACCACCCGACTCTTCTCCGTCTCGACCGCATTCCGAAATGCCCCCGTTTCCACCCCCGGGACAACGCCAAAGAAGCCTCATACCATCGATCCACGATGGTTGACCATGACCAAGCGAAGAATTGGCAGATGCATGATGTTCGGCTTAAAGCCCCCGCAGATTCAAGAAGCCGGGGAGATCCTACAGCAGATTGCAAGGGATTGGCGAGAATTGATCGCTGGCAGCGAAGGCTATTTGACAGATGAGACACGAAGGGGGCTATTCCAACAGAGCGTTGCGTGGGGAGAGATG GACAGCATGGTAAGCCAGGAACTTCTTTCAAGCAACAAGTGA
- a CDS encoding tRNA (adenine-N(1)-)-methyltransferase (COG:J;~EggNog:ENOG410PJPR;~InterPro:IPR014816,IPR029063;~go_component: GO:0031515 - tRNA (m1A) methyltransferase complex [Evidence IEA];~go_function: GO:0016429 - tRNA (adenine-N1-)-methyltransferase activity [Evidence IEA];~go_process: GO:0030488 - tRNA methylation [Evidence IEA]), which produces MARLLQSLRRALGLTSSTPVPRYARSIDTNFSVFREGDRVVVHGKSPLLSKPLRKGHKSDTRRGQLEHDNIIGRRVRDLVQARKGPEYRLSLPTLEEYVAMTPRLVTPIYSADANLIVSLLDIHIAPPAEGSDTPPLEILESGTGHGSLTLHLARAIQGANFTPPPLPPSSQVTYLPTKPGEVSTRKLQPPAEGASETTVDPDQENWDAWRSQRKAIIHSVDVTPKSSVHAEGIVRGFRRGIYAGNVDFYAGHVEDWIAEQKRQRAPTGLLSSLKKDEVEPFLSYAILDMPSAHLRIPHVASILKRDGILAVFMPSVTQIGDCVELIRRQRLPFVQDKVVELGNGISSGRLWDIRHAVKKSRDNVSVASSTEEGSGSEESVETGAVETESTDIAEEKTPKEEDSVLVCRPKVGARIVGGGFVGIWRKIEEDARRS; this is translated from the exons ATGGCTCGTCTACTGCAATCATTGCGTCGAGCCCTAGGCTTAACATCTTCCACTCCTGTTCCTCGCTATGCCCGCTCAATCGACACCAATTTCTCCGTCTTTCGGG AGGGAGATAGAGTTGTGGTCCATGGCAAGTCGCCGCTACTAAGCAAACCCTTGCGGAAGGGTCATAAATCCGACACTCGTCGCGGACAATTGGAGCACGACAACATCATCGGCCGGAGGGTACGGGATCTGGTGCAGGCGCGGAAAG GCCCTGAATACCGACTCTCCCTCCCTACCCTCGAAGAATATGTTGCCATGACCCCCCGTCTAGTCACGCCG ATCTATTCAGCAGACGCCAACCTCATCGTTTCCCTCCTCGACATCCACATCGCACCCCCAGCTGAAGGATCAGACACACCGCCCCTTGAAATCCTCGAATCCGGCACCGGCCACGGCTCCCTGACCCTACACCTAGCGCGCGCCATCCAAGGCGCCAACTTTactcctccacccctccccccaagcTCGCAAGTCACATACCTACCCACCAAACCCGGCGAGGTCTCGACCCGCAAGTTACAGCCCCCCGCAGAAGGCGCTTCAGAAACGACCGTGGACCCCGACCAGGAGAACTGGGACGCCTGGCGCTCTCAACGCAAAGCAATCATCCACAGCGTCGACGTGACGCCCAAATCATCCGTCCACGCCGAAGGTATCGTCCGAGGTTTCCGTCGCGGCATCTACGCAGGCAATGTGGATTTCTACGCCGGGCACGTAGAGGACTGGATCGCAGAGCAGAAGAGACAACGCGCACCGACAGGCCTCCTTTCCTCGCTCAAGAAAGATGAAGTTGAGCCGTTCCTCTCCTACGCAATCCTGGATATGCCCTCCGCGCATCTACGGATCCCCCACGTCGCCTCGATCCTGAAGCGGGATGGCATTCTAGCTGTTTTCATGCCGAGCGTGACGCAGATCGGCGACTGTGTGGAGCTCATTCGTCGACAGAGACTACCTTTCGTCCAGGACAAGGTTGTCGAGCTCGGAAACGGGATCAGCAGTGGTCGGCTATGGGATATCCGGCACGCGGTGAAGAAGTCCCGGGATAATGTGTCGGTGGCTTCCTCCACCGAGGAGGGTTCCGGTTCAGAGGAGTCCGTCGAGACGGGTGCCGTTGAGACTGAGTCTACAGATATTGCTGAAGAGAAGACGcccaaggaggaagacagTGTGCTTGTGTGCCGGCCAAAGGTTGGCGCGCGGATTGTGGGCGGTGGCTTTGTTGGAATCTGGAGAAAGATAGAGGAGGATGCGCGGAGGAGCTaa
- a CDS encoding thioesterase family protein (COG:S;~EggNog:ENOG410PMXZ;~PFAM:PF13279), protein MTYPDKVTVYHKLVHDPTSPDAPRHGFYLHAMIVSEARQRPAARVSEDLVIYDYKAIKKAELPPFVMEQFKSTWDLQEKAKRYWQERILDIETRVRTLETESWDREDAVEDTGSAKQ, encoded by the coding sequence ATGACCTACCCTGATAAAGTTACGGTATATCATAAGCTGGTTCACGATCCGACATCCCCTGATGCACCCCGTCATGGGTTCTATCTCCATGCGATGATAGTCTCCGAGGCTCGCCAACGGCCCGCTGCCCGCGTTTCCGAGGACCTGGTCATCTATGACTACAAGGCAATCAAGAAGGCGGAGCTTCCGCCGTTTGTCATGGAACAGTTCAAATCCACCTGGGATCTTCAAGAGAAAGCTAAGAGATATTGGCAGGAGCGCATCCTTGATATAGAAACGAGGGTCCGTACATTGGAAACAGAGAGCTGGGACCGGGAAGATGCGGTCGAGGATACCGGATCTGCGAAGCAGTGA
- a CDS encoding putative Phosphoserine phosphatase (COG:E;~EggNog:ENOG410Q17A;~InterPro:IPR036412,IPR006384,IPR023214;~PFAM:PF12710;~go_function: GO:0016791 - phosphatase activity [Evidence IEA]): MTVTTLPYMKTNPKLIFFTDFDGTITLEDSNDAMIDNLGYGRAKRRQGNEAVLEGTMSFRDAFRDMLDSIKTPYNECIEYLKKNMKLDPYFVEFYKWSKENNVPIVVLSSGMIPVISALFETLLGGEPDDHLYIVANQVESRDGKDINSEGGWQIKYHDDSHFGHDKSLEIKPYAALPDGVRPTLLYAGDGVSDLSAAAETDLLFAKKGKDLVTFCEREKIPFTLFESWESILATTKDILGGKVSVKEVAQDGLTAVHEGANKN; the protein is encoded by the exons ATGACTGTTACCACGCTACCGTACATGAAAACGAACCCCAAGCTCATATTCTTCACCGATTTTGATGGAACGATCACCCTCGAAGACA GCAATGATGCTATG ATCGATAATCTTGGCTACGGGCGCGCAAAGCGCCGTCAAGGCAATGAGGCCGTCCTTGAGGGCACCATGAGCTTCCG TGACGCTTTTCGCGACATGCTGGACAGCATCAAGACCCCATACAACGAGTGCATCGAGTAcctcaagaagaacatgaaGCTGGATCCCTACTTTGTGGAATTCTACAAATGGTCCAAGGAGAACAACGTCCCGATCGTGGTGTTGTCTTCTGGCATGATCCCAGTCATCAGCGCCCTCTTCGAGACGCTTTTGGGCGGCGAACCGGATGATCACCTCTACATCGTTGCCAACCAGGTCGAGAGCCGTGATGGCAAGGACATCAACTCCGAGGGTGGCTGGCAGATCAAGTACCATGACGATAG CCACTTCGGCCACGACAAGTCCCTGGAAATCAAGCCCTATGCCGCACTGCCGGACGGTGTGCGCCCGACCTTGTTGTACGCAGGAGATGGCGTGTCCGATTTGTCAGCCGCTGCAGAGACTGATCTTCTGTTTGCCAAAAAGGGCAAGG ATTTGGTGACATTCTGCGAGCGTGAGAAGATTCCGTTCACGCTATTTGAGAGCTGGGAGTCGATTCTCGCTACCACCAAGGACATCCTGGGTGGAAAGGTTTCCGTGAAGGAGGTTGCTCAAGATGGACTGACTGCGGTCCACGAGGGAGCCAACAAGAACTGA
- a CDS encoding electron transfer flavoprotein regulatory factor 1 (COG:S;~EggNog:ENOG410PTXK;~PFAM:PF13233,PF05347), with amino-acid sequence MTNPELRAQVIHIYKELLFLGRNYPLGYEYYRNRLHKAFSSQAHLDNEEQIRKGIARAEFVKKEIEAL; translated from the exons ATGACGAATCCGGAACTTCGCGCGCAGGtcatacatatatacaaGG AGctgctcttccttggtcGCAATTATCCCCTAGGCTACGAATATTATCGGAACAGGTTACATAAAGCGTTTTCCAGCCAAGCGCATCTGGATAATGAGGAACAGATCCGAAAAGGTATTGCTAGGGCGGAATTTGTCAAGAAGG AAATCGAAGCATTGTGA
- the CCR4 gene encoding CCR4-Not complex 3'-5'-exoribonuclease subunit Ccr4 (BUSCO:EOG09260WGT;~COG:K;~EggNog:ENOG410PHFH;~InterPro:IPR001611,IPR005135,IPR003591,IPR032675, IPR036691;~PFAM:PF03372,PF12799,PF13855;~go_function: GO:0005515 - protein binding [Evidence IEA]) produces MADGTYRFQQPGAGQFFFQTQTQQHSHQRHLVRNGTNSPTGRLKFSHDTPSPSRSPPINQAAALNPFTMYTQTHQGQHVMMNGGQAHQRFGMQIPKFQSQSHHPHPAQQAHHHAHHNQASHSINHQHNFSSGALAAATPHFTPGPLQNGAHVNVDEDIDETMNEHWQQQLQLAAESRQASSPHYYARTVAQQTKGIQIAPSQPEQQENGSGDRNGLVKSKPAPRQGWHALDFGGQGLRALATSLFHYTFLEKLYLNHNKLKTLPPAIGQLRKLTHLDLSSNDISELPEEIGMLTSLKQLLLFDNNIRTLPFEMGYLYRLEMLGIEGNPLNDILKSQIIKEGTKALVRYLREEMPVHLPPPDRDWIILDETASSSNTSIEKITVLSHNALCDSSATPSHFGYTPSRVLSWEFRRELILSELRSHDSDIICLQEIDQGSYNGFFREQLAYNDYKGVYWPRGRAMGMQEEEAKSVDGCATFFKGSKFILLDKQMINFGQTAVRRPDAKGQDDIYNRLWQKDHIAVVIFLENRLTGSRFIVVNAHLYWDPAFKDVKLIQTAILMEEITKLSEKYAKFPPCTDKTAFRFSEAEGESDTPPPEPAPSVEYSSGDQIPLFMCGDFNSAPGSAAYNLVAHGRLTESHPDLEKRLYGNLSRVGMTHPFKLKSAYNSIGELSFTNYTPDFKDILDYIWYTSNTLHVSALLGEVDKEYLQKVPGFPNFHFPSDHVALFAEFTVKGKKGKVVEADFGPQRN; encoded by the exons ATGGCAGATGGTACCTACAGGTTCCAGCAGCCTGGGGCCGGGCAGTTCTTCTTCCAAACACAAACGCAACAGCACTCTCACCAACGTCATCTCGTACGCAACGGGACCAACTCCCCCACTGGAAGACTAAAATTCAGTCACGacactccttctccctcacgTTCACCTCCGATCAACCAAGCTGCTGCCTTGAATCCATTTACGATGTATACACAAACCCACCAAGGGCAGCATGTCATGATGAATGGCGGCCAGGCCCACCAGCGATTTGGCATGCAGATCCCCAAGTTCCAATCGCAGAGCCATCACCCCCACCCCGCACAGCAGGCCCATCACCATGCCCATCACAACCAAGCTTCTCATAGCATCAATCACCAGCACAACTTCTCCAGTGGGGCATTGGCTGCCGCCACTCCGCACTTCACTCCCGGCCCCCTCCAGAATGGCGCTCATGTTAACGTGGACGAAGATATTGACGAGACCATGAACGAACAttggcagcagcaacttCAGTTGGCTGCGGAGTCACGGCAGGCAAGCTCCCCGCATTATTACGCCCGCACCGTCGCACAGCAAACCAAGGGTATCCAGATTGCGCCCAGTCAGCCTGAGCAACAAGAGAATGGGAGCGGCGATCGCAATGGCCTGGTGAAGTCCAAGCCTGCTCCTCGGCAAGGCTGGCATGCTCTTGATTTCGGCGGGCAGGGTCTCCGCGCGCTTGCGACATCTTTGTTTCACTATACTTTCCTCGAGAAATTGTACCTCAATCACAACAAGTTGAAGACGCTCCCTCCGGCGATTGGCCAACTGCGGAAGCTCACCCACTTGGATCTGTCGAGCAATGATATTTCGGAGCTCCCCGAAGAGATCGGTATGCTCACAAGCTTGAAGCAGCTCCTCCTGTTTGATAACAACATTCGCACGCTTCCGTTCGAGATGGGTTATCTTTATAGATTAGAGATGTTGGGAATCGAAGGGAACCCTCTGAACGATATTTTGAAGTCTCAGATCATCAAGGAAGGAACCAAGGCCCTAGTCCGGTACCTGAGGGAAGAAATGCCAG tgcatcttcctcccccggATAGAGATTGGATCATCCTGGATGAGACCGCTAGCTCCTCCAACACTTCCATCGAGAAGATTACCGTCCTTTCCCACAACGCCCTCTGCGACTCTTCCGCAACCCCGAGTCACTTCGGTTATACCCCGTCCCGTGTTCTTTCTTGGGAATTCAGACGTGAGCTTATCCTGAGCGAGCTGAGGTCACACGACTCGGACATTATCTGTCTGCAGGAAATCGATCAAGGCAGTTACAATGGATTTTTCCGGGAGCAGCTGGCTTATAACGATTACAAGGGTGTATACTGGCCTAGAGGTAGAGCTATGGGTATGCAAGAGGAGGAAGCGAAGTCGGTCGATGGCTGTGCCACCTTCTTCAAGGGAAGCAAGTTCATCCTTCTCGATAAGCAGATGATCAACTTCGGCCAAACAGCAGTGCGGCGACCGGATGCCAAGGGCCAAGATGACATCTACAACAGACTCTGGCAGAAGGATCACATTGCGGTAGTCATCTTCCTGGAGAACCGGCTGACAGGCTCCCGCTTTATCGTCGTGAACGCGCATCTCTACTGGGATCCTGCTTTTAAGGACGTGAAATTGATTCAGACCGCCAttttgatggaggagatcacTAAGCTCTCCGAGAAGTACGCGAAATTCCCACCGTGTACCGACAAGACTGCATTCCGCTTCTCGGAAGCCGAAGGTGAATCGGATACTCCTCCCCCTGAGCCTGCGCCGTCTGTGGAGTATTCCAGTGGTGATCAGATTCCGCTATTCATGTGCGGTGATTTCAACTCGGCGCCTGGGTCGGCAGCGTACAACTTGGTCGCACACGGCCGGCTCACCGAGTCCCATCCGGACCTGGAGAAGAGGCTCTACGGCAACCTGAGTCGGGTCGGTATGACGCACCCGTTCAAGTTGAAGTCGGCGTACAACTCGATTGGCGAGCTGAGCTTCACGAACTATACTCCGGACTTCAAGGATATTCTTGATTATATTTGGTATACGTCCAACACACTTCATGTCTCGGCGTTACTTGGGGAGGTGGACAAGGAGTATCTGCAGAAGGTGCCCGGGTTCCCCAATTTTCATTTTCCAAGTGATCATGTCGCATTATTTGCGGAGTTTACAGttaaagggaaaaagggaaaggttGTGGAAGCGGATTTTGGGCCGCAACGGAATTGA
- a CDS encoding putative ubiquitination network signaling protein (COG:S;~EggNog:ENOG410PJR6;~TransMembrane:3 (i159-180o212-233i321-339o)) encodes MPRSSATARKSHSNRHENGLVGPGKKVNKQKSNGNLNGNTNGASAPNSGPSTQVDWPASRSSSDSALTSSATTASKVNGSADTSKADGNGRGLLNGYAKGNADMSYGQTNGAVPQNGGLAGQASRRTEKPATGSKKSGSINPLQLASTILKSCPMYDTIAILIFLLQLPPMVLTLVQFLFASLTFMPPSGAASGSLTSNFDIFQGPAGTPSLGTMIAMDGFCLLFWGLFMWTWAQNFALDLAHVQVAITLGGGGSGKNGGVNALCVGIVLVLHLIRSKGIQDFVIGHLLSAKIVSPDFLSQYSHLMPPEFRRTEPQSSPSWMRSLLAVHILAQAGTAMARRSMAKNRSPAPPRNGKRVDTEASAGSQTQIDSAFESGASVSSYIGADGQLVTPATHKDGRDRLMSAKKRRRQANQVRSRQPFWAALASTKVTVMREYEHSRALNKTGRGLMMTEEDLQGISLDDGLVWITEVDSSTIKFAAGDFTSVDDPALSGVCETTRLGNDETEPFYVCVNGALWATATITKVQDAPKGSNTVHWRGEVSGLAPNCAYTCSFVRSDTDEEICVMSVKTPAATDAEQVSSIPTPPQPSYRPSSPTTTLKNSIINAEAKLNEKRARLRKAKNDHKLVISKIRKELDNYNHRLQSGTDENRQKQRSLQLERNIKQTEEITAALESQLDNLENIPEEELEEWSAQKSKYERELEQLNLAKEELVSARAAVAREVSSLESELNSAIQRKERLQGRRTRVNEQYERIVSANAQGLNERERRAAEQFAREQDQAKLEANFNEQFASISQSVQEYQMRTNQLWQQAAAIEQAIQQQQQQMLLDSAPLTPEGNLPGTNPLTEAPGISLGALTTTAPSTRSLLGLSFPALKSSPLQHASSPVGAASSHPTSPTQPPSYLQHFPTSPLGNTGNYFDTDFSYRDRSFSNRSAHSSLYGADFLDSNRRGPFQLDLSDAVIEKRMDSGSEGVTPNPIMRPISTPFQRADSRGSGSGSGSSGASGSGSGSPSSTGGKGN; translated from the exons ATGCCACGTTCATCGGCCACGGCTAGGAAGAGTCATAGCAATCGGCATGAGAATGGTCTCGTCGGTCCCGGAAAGAAAGTGAACAAGCAAAAGTCCAATGGAAATCTGAATGGGAACACCAACGGCGCCTCTGCCCCGAACTCTGGTCCCTCCACACAAGTCGACTGGCCCGCATCTCGCTCGTCCAGCGATTCGGCTCTAACCTCATCGGCAACCACGGCAAGCAAGGTCAACGGCTCGGCGGACACCTCGAAGGCGGATGGCAACGGGCGCGGCTTGCTGAACGGGTATGCTAAGGGTAACGCGGACATGTCTTATGGCCAGACGAATGGCGCCGTGCCCCAGAATGGCGGACTTGCCGGACAGGCGTCGCGGCGAACGGAGAAGCCGGCGACCGGTTCCAAGAAGTCGGGCTCTATCAATCCACTCCAGCTCGCGTCGACGATCCTCAAGTCCTGCCCGATGTACGACACGATCGCCATTCTGATCTTCCTTTTGCAGCTGCCGCCTATGGTTCTCACTCTGGTTCAGTTCCTCTTTGCTTCCCTGACCTTCATGCCTCCTAGCGGTGCAGCGTCTGGCTCCTTGACCTCCAACTTCGACATCTTTCAAGGCCCCGCCGGAACGCCTTCTCTTGGCACAATGATCGCCATGGATGGATTCTGCTTACTCTTCTGGGGCCTTTTCATGTGGACATGGGCGCAGAACTTTGCGCTCGATTTAGCTCACGTTCAAGTTGCCATTACGctaggtggaggaggttcgGGGAAGAATGGAGGGGTCAATGCTCTCTGCGTTGGCATTGTTCTCGTATTACATCTTATCCGCAGTAAAGGTATACAGGATTTTGTTATAGGTCATCTGCTCTCCGCCAAAATCGTCTCGCCTGATTTCTTATCGCAATATTCACATCTCATGCCCCCCGAGTTTCGTCGCACGGAACCACAAAGCTCCCCAAGTTGGATGCGCAGTCTCCTCGCCGTTCACATCTTGGCTCAAGCAGGCACCGCCatggcaagaagatcgatGGCGAAAAACCGGTCACCGGCTCCCCCTCGCAACGGCAAGCGCGTTGATACCGAAGCCTCTGCCGGGTCGCAGACACAAATCGATTCTGCGTTCGAGTCCGGGGCTAGCGTATCTTCCTACATCGGTGCCGATGGTCAACTCGTTACGCCGGCAACTCATAAGGATGGCAGAGATAGACTCATGTCGGCAAAGAAACGCAGAAGGCAAGCCAATCAGGTCCGGAGCCGTCAACCGTTCTGGGCTGCACTCGCAAGCACGAAGGTGACGGTGATGAGGGAATATGAGCATTCTAGGGCCCTCAACAAAACCGGCAGGGGCCTTATGATGACAGAAGAGGATCTTCAGGGCATTTCGTTGGATGATGGACTTGTTTGGATAACCGAAGTCGATAGCTCTACTATCAAGTTTGCCGCGGGTGACTTCACATCCGTGGATGATCCCGCGCTTTCCGGAGTCTGCGAAACTACTCGTCTGGGAAATGATGAAACGGAACCTTTTTACGTCTGTGTCAACGGCGCATTGTGGGCAACGGCAACGATCACCAAGGTGCAAGACGCTCCGAAGGGGTCAAACACGGTACACTGGCGGGGCGAAGTCTCGGGACTTGCTCCTAACTGTGCCTACACTTGCTCCTTCGTGCGGAGCGATACTGATGAAGAGATCTGTGTCATGAGCGTCAAGACACCTGCTGCAACTGACGCGGAACAAG TCTCTTCGatcccaactcctccgcaACCTTCTTATCGTCCGTCATCACCGACCACTACGCTCAAGAATTCGATCATCAACGCCGAGGCCAAACTGAATGAGAAACGCGCCCGGTTAAGGAAAGCCAAAAACGACCACAAACTCGTCATCTCCAAAATCAGGAAGGAACTGGATAACTACAACCATCGTCTGCAGAGTGGTACCGATGAGAACCGACAGAAGCAGCGCTCGTTACAGCTTGAGAGAAACATTAAGCAAACGGAGGAAATCACAGCCGCTCTTGAAAGCCAACTCGACAATTTGGAGAACATTCCCGAGGAAGAACTCGAAGAATGGTCGGCCCAGAAGTCTAAGTACGAACGGGAGTTGGAACAACTCAACTTGGCTAAGGAGGAGCTCGTTTCTGCTCGGGCCGCTGTTGCTCGTGAAGTGTCGTCATTGGAGTCGGAGCTGAACTCGGCTATCCAGAGAAAGGAACGTCTTCAGGGCCGCCGTACTAGGGTCAATGAACAATACGAGAGGATCGTCTCTGCCAACGCCCAAGGCTTGAATGAGCGGGAGCGCCGTGCTGCGGAACAATTCGCTCGGGAGCAGGACCAGGCGAAGTTAGAGGCCAATTTCAACGAGCAGTTTGCCAGCATCAGCCAATCCGTGCAGGAGTACCAGATGCGCACCAACCAATTATGGCAGCAAGCTGCTGCTATTGAGCAAGccatccagcagcagcaacagcagatgCTCTTGGATTCTGCCCCGCTTACTCCCGAAGGGAACTTGCCTGGCACCAATCCTCTGACTGAGGCACCTGGCATATCTTTGGGGGCATTGACAACGACTGCGCCCAGCACCCGATCTCTCCTGGGACTTAGCTTTCCCGCGCTGAAGTCTAGTCCGCTGCAGCATGCCTCATCCCCTGTTGGTGCCGCTTCGTCTCATCCGACTAGCCCAACGCAGCCACCTTCCTATTTGCAACACTTTCCGACTTCCCCGCTTGGTAACACCGGCAACTACTTCGATACGGATTTCAGCTACCGTGACCGGTCATTCTCCAACCGGTCTGCGCACAGCAGTCTCTACGGTGCTGATTTCTTGGACTCTAACCGTCGTGGTCCCTTCCAGCTTGATCTCTCCGATGCGGTCATTGAGAAGCGGATGGATTCGGGCTCCGAGGGGGTAACTCCTAACCCGATCATGAgacccatctccaccccGTTCCAGCGGGCCGATAGTCGTGGTAGCGGAAGTGGTAGCGGAAGTAGCGGTGCAAGCGGTAGTGGAAGTGGCAGTCCCAGCTCGACGGGTGGTAAGGGCAACTAG
- a CDS encoding class I SAM-dependent methyltransferase (COG:S;~EggNog:ENOG410PKEG;~InterPro:IPR029063,IPR041698;~PFAM:PF08241,PF13649), which yields MDMMSNGPATFAPAATSGSDLHSTTSSTGPTLAATSTSSLASLNDYSNFPLIRQGDRTYLRDPENNYPLPCDLQEIHRQTLRSLMLMRVFGGPFCNPHLADRPPKRVLEIACGSGLWSSMSHEYFTRRGHRNVSFHGIDIVSVAPDLRKKGVHWQFRRHDLRKPRLPFPDDYFDFVFIKDAGMCPASPALQASGLSEPLRVLKSGGILEIWDSDWVFRSLLPNPAPARKLASREQETADATATYTFSSATPFTRVQNKFLQDYNSWVEKAFDRRKLTALPCATIGLSFNSEVDVLENVDSRRIAIPLGELRWEREGHGKDPVGASRRQLTADQLSIRRTALLTVVQMIEGMEHILMEASGKTRDEWDRWWAAMIADLFQKGSLANGECLEVSAWWGRKK from the coding sequence ATGGATATGATGTCAAACGGGCCTGCGACTTTTGCGCCTGCCGCAACTTCAGGCTCCGATCTCCATTCGACTACCAGTTCGACCGGCCCAACCCTCGCTGCGACATCTACCTCTTCTTTAGCCTCCCTCAATGACTACTCCAACTTTCCCCTGATCCGCCAGGGCGATCGCACATATCTTAGAGACCCCGAAAATAACTACCCTCTCCCCTGCGATCTTCAGGAGATTCATCGTCAGACCCTGCGCTCGCTCATGCTCATGCGCGTGTTCGGGGGTCCATTCTGCAACCCCCACCTCGCCGACCGTCCCCCAAAGCGGGTTCTGGAAATCGCATGTGGTTCAGGCCTCTGGTCCAGTATGAGCCATGAATATTTCACTCGACGCGGCCACCGCAACGTGTCTTTCCACGGTATCGACATCGTTTCCGTCGCCCCCGATCTGCGCAAGAAAGGTGTTCATTGGCAATTTCGAAGGCACGACCTTCGGAAGCCCCGCCTGCCTTTCCCCGACGACTATTTCGACTTTGTCTTCATTAAGGACGCAGGAATGTGTCCAGCTAGTCCGGCGCTGCAAGCGTCCGGGTTAAGCGAGCCACTGAGGGTGCTCAAATCTGGCGGAATTCTGGAAATCTGGGACTCTGACTGGGTCTTTCGGTCCTTGCTTCCCAATCCCGCACCCGCTCGCAAATTGGCGTCAAGGGAACAAGAGACGGCCGATGCGACCGCGACTTACACCTTTTCTTCCGCAACCCCATTCACACGAGTTCAGAACAAGTTTCTCCAGGACTATAACTCTTGGGTCGAAAAGGCCTTTGACCGACGCAAATTGACAGCCTTGCCGTGTGCGACAATTGGCTTGTCTTTCAACTCAGAAGTCGATGTACTAGAGAACGTTGATAGTCGCCGCATCGCTATCCCGCTAGGCGAACTACGGTGGGAACGTGAAGGTCATGGGAAGGATCCGGTCGGCGCGTCACGCAGACAGTTGACCGCAGATCAATTGTCCATCCGGCGCACGGCCCTTTTGACCGTAGTTCAGATGATTGAGGGCATGGAGCATATCCTCATGGAAGCTAGCGGTAAGACCAGAGATGAATGGGACAGGTGGTGGGCTGCCATGATTGCCGATCTGTTCCAGAAGGGAAGCCTCGCGAATGGGGAGTGCTTGGAAGTAAGCGCTTGGTGGGGACGAAAGAAATGA